In the genome of Delphinus delphis chromosome 15, mDelDel1.2, whole genome shotgun sequence, one region contains:
- the EMP2 gene encoding epithelial membrane protein 2 produces the protein MLVLLAFIIIFHITSAALLFIATIDNAWWVGEEFFADIWRVCVNNTNCTEIDDSIQEFSTVQAVQATMILSTILCCIAFLIFVLQLFRLKQGERFVLTSIIQLMSCLCVMIAASIYTDRREDIHKNNPTLYALTSDGSYGYSFILAWVAFAFTFISGLMYLILRKRK, from the exons ATGTTGGTGCTTCTGGCTTTCATCATCATCTTCCACATCACGTCTGCGGCGTTGCTCTTCATTGCCACCATCGACAAT GCCTGGTGGGTAGGAGAGGAGTTTTTTGCAGATATCTGGAGAGTATGCGTCAACAACACAAATTGTACAGAAATCGATGACTCCATTCAAG AATTCTCCACGGTGCAGGCGGTCCAGGCCACCATGATCCTGTCCACCATTCTCTGCTGCATTGCCTTTCTGATCTTCGTGCTCCAGCTCTTCCGCCTCAAGCAGGGAGAGAGATTTGTTTTAACCTCCATCATCCAGCTCATGTCAT GCCTGTGTGTCATGATTGCAGCTTCCATTTATACAGACCGGCGCGAAGACATTCACAAGAACAACCCAACACTGTACGCCCTGACCTCGGACGGCAGCTACGGCTACTCCTTCATCCTGGCCTGGGTGGCATTTGCTTTCACCTTCATCAGCGGCCTCATGTACCTGATACTGAGGAAGCGCAAATAG